One window from the genome of Pseudomonas frederiksbergensis encodes:
- the urtD gene encoding urea ABC transporter ATP-binding protein UrtD, which yields MRITPTADFMLEPIIEPNKDEGSSRDAIGLGQAAGVGLNTRHGTILTLEDISVSFDGFKALNNLNLYIGVGELRCIIGPNGAGKTTLMDVITGKTRPNHGKAWFGETLDLTTMSEVQIAQAGIGRKFQKPTVFEALSVFENLELALKTDKSVWASLRAKLTGEQHERIDEVLETIRLTTSVNRAAGLLSHGQKQFLEIGMLLVQDPQLLLLDEPVAGMTDAETDFTAELFKTLAGKHSLMVVEHDMGFVGAIADHVTVLHQGSVLAEGSLEQVQDNERVIEVYLGR from the coding sequence ATGCGCATCACACCCACGGCGGATTTCATGCTCGAACCGATCATTGAACCCAATAAGGATGAAGGCAGCAGCCGCGACGCCATCGGCCTCGGCCAGGCCGCCGGCGTTGGCCTGAACACCCGTCACGGCACGATCCTGACCCTGGAAGACATCAGCGTCAGCTTCGATGGCTTCAAGGCCTTGAACAATTTGAACCTGTACATCGGCGTCGGCGAATTGCGCTGCATCATCGGCCCCAACGGCGCGGGCAAGACCACGCTGATGGATGTCATCACCGGCAAGACCCGCCCCAACCACGGCAAGGCCTGGTTCGGCGAGACCCTGGACCTGACGACCATGAGCGAAGTGCAGATCGCCCAGGCCGGCATCGGACGCAAGTTCCAGAAGCCGACAGTGTTCGAAGCCCTGAGCGTGTTCGAGAACCTGGAGCTGGCGCTCAAGACCGACAAATCGGTGTGGGCCAGCCTGCGGGCGAAACTGACCGGCGAACAGCACGAGCGCATCGACGAAGTGCTCGAGACCATCCGTCTCACCACCTCGGTCAACCGCGCCGCAGGGTTGCTGTCCCACGGCCAGAAGCAGTTCCTGGAGATCGGCATGCTGCTGGTCCAGGACCCGCAATTGCTGCTGCTCGACGAGCCGGTGGCCGGCATGACCGACGCCGAGACCGACTTCACTGCGGAGCTGTTCAAGACCCTGGCGGGCAAGCACTCGCTGATGGTGGTGGAACACGACATGGGCTTCGTCGGGGCGATTGCCGACCACGTCACCGTGCTGCACCAAGGCAGCGTGCTGGCCGAAGGGTCGCTGGAACAGGTGCAGGACAATGAGCGGGTCATCGAGGTGTACCTCGGTCGCTAG
- the urtC gene encoding urea ABC transporter permease subunit UrtC: protein MNQPLMLTATQKAGPKVTLAVGALILAVLLSLPLLSLLAVDNPLHVSAYTLTLVGKILCYAIVALALDLVWGYAGLLSLGHGLFFALGGYAMGMYLMRQAAGDGLPAFMTFLSWTELPWYWTGTDSFLWAMCLVVLAPGLLALVFGFFAFRSRIKGVYFSIMTQALTFAGMLLFFRNETGFGGNNGFTNFRSILGFGITEPGTRAVLFFATVLLLVASLFIGWRLARSKFGRVLTALRDAENRLMFCGYDPRGFKLFVWVLSAVLCGLAGALYVPLVGIINPSEMSPTNSIEAAVWVALGGRGTLIGPLLGAGVVNGMKSWFTVAFPEYWLFFLGALFIVVTLYLPKGVIGLLKKRSE from the coding sequence ATGAACCAGCCCCTGATGCTCACGGCCACGCAAAAGGCCGGCCCCAAAGTCACCCTCGCCGTCGGCGCACTGATTCTCGCCGTGCTGTTGAGCCTGCCGCTGCTGTCACTGCTGGCGGTGGACAACCCGCTGCACGTCTCCGCGTACACCCTGACCCTGGTGGGCAAGATTCTGTGCTATGCCATCGTCGCCCTGGCGCTGGACTTGGTCTGGGGCTACGCCGGCTTGTTGTCCCTGGGCCACGGCCTGTTCTTCGCCCTGGGCGGCTACGCCATGGGCATGTACCTGATGCGCCAGGCCGCCGGCGATGGCTTGCCGGCGTTCATGACGTTCTTGTCGTGGACCGAGCTGCCCTGGTACTGGACCGGCACCGACAGCTTCCTCTGGGCGATGTGCCTGGTGGTGCTGGCGCCGGGTTTGCTGGCGCTGGTGTTCGGCTTCTTCGCCTTCCGCTCGCGGATCAAGGGCGTGTATTTCTCGATCATGACCCAGGCCCTGACTTTCGCCGGAATGCTGCTGTTTTTCCGCAACGAAACCGGGTTTGGCGGCAACAACGGCTTTACCAATTTCCGTTCGATCCTGGGTTTTGGCATCACCGAACCGGGCACCCGGGCGGTGTTGTTTTTCGCCACGGTGTTGCTGCTGGTGGCGAGCCTGTTCATTGGCTGGCGCCTGGCCCGCAGCAAATTCGGCCGGGTGCTGACCGCCCTGCGCGACGCGGAAAACCGCCTGATGTTCTGCGGTTACGATCCCCGTGGTTTCAAGCTGTTCGTCTGGGTGTTGAGCGCGGTGTTGTGCGGCCTGGCCGGGGCGTTGTACGTGCCCCTGGTGGGCATCATCAACCCCAGCGAAATGTCGCCGACCAACTCCATCGAGGCTGCCGTGTGGGTGGCCCTCGGCGGGCGGGGAACGCTGATCGGGCCATTGCTCGGCGCGGGCGTGGTGAACGGCATGAAGAGCTGGTTCACCGTGGCGTTTCCTGAATATTGGTTGTTCTTCCTCGGCGCGTTGTTCATCGTCGTGACCCTGTATCTGCCCAAGGGCGTGATCGGGCTGTTGAAGAAAAGGAGCGAATGA
- the urtB gene encoding urea ABC transporter permease subunit UrtB, producing the protein MPTALHRLILAIVLLLPLASHAGDAEDFVAANPTQQAKLLEAWAAQPEPGRVELINALQQGQLTVDGQPKTLRLNNRLRGLIETALASHQLLAVDARVRLAAAQQLQKSARPAQLAFLDRQLAGEQDEDVHAALSLALANLQLVDTNPSVRLAAVRLLGETGDPLARTRLEGLLEPGVETDAAVRTAAETSLGQVKRKLLVGELLGQAFSGMSLGSILLLAALGLAITFGLLGVINMAHGEMLMLGAYSTYVVQMLFQRFAPNAIEFYPLIALPVAFFITAAIGMALERTVIRHLYGRPLETLLATWGISLMLIQLVRLVFGAQNVEVANPAWLSGGIQVLPNLVLPYNRIVIIAFALFVVVLTWLLLNRTRLGLNVRAVTQNRNMAACCGVPTGRVDMLAFGLGSGIAGLGGVALSQIGNVGPDLGQSYIIDSFLVVVLGGVGQLAGSVFAAFGLGIANKILEPQIGAVLGKILILALIILFIQKRPQGLFALKGRVID; encoded by the coding sequence TGCCGTTGGCCTCACACGCCGGCGACGCCGAAGACTTCGTCGCCGCCAACCCGACCCAGCAGGCCAAGCTTTTGGAAGCCTGGGCCGCGCAGCCGGAGCCTGGGCGCGTCGAACTGATCAACGCCTTGCAACAAGGCCAGTTGACCGTCGACGGCCAACCCAAAACCCTGCGTTTGAACAACCGCTTGCGCGGTCTGATCGAAACCGCGCTCGCCAGTCACCAATTACTCGCTGTCGACGCCCGCGTACGCCTGGCCGCCGCGCAGCAATTGCAAAAAAGTGCTCGCCCGGCGCAACTGGCTTTCCTCGATCGACAACTGGCCGGTGAACAGGACGAAGACGTACACGCCGCCCTGAGCTTGGCCCTGGCGAACCTGCAACTGGTGGACACCAACCCGAGCGTGCGCCTCGCCGCCGTCCGCCTGCTGGGGGAAACCGGCGACCCGCTGGCCCGCACTCGCCTGGAAGGCCTGCTTGAACCCGGCGTCGAAACCGATGCCGCCGTGCGCACCGCCGCCGAAACCAGCCTCGGCCAGGTCAAGCGCAAGCTCCTGGTGGGCGAGTTGCTGGGCCAGGCCTTCAGCGGCATGTCCCTGGGCTCGATCCTGCTGCTCGCCGCCCTCGGCCTGGCAATCACCTTCGGCCTGCTGGGGGTGATCAACATGGCCCACGGCGAGATGCTCATGCTCGGCGCCTACTCCACCTACGTGGTGCAGATGCTGTTCCAGCGCTTCGCCCCGAATGCCATCGAGTTCTATCCGCTGATCGCCTTGCCAGTAGCGTTTTTCATCACCGCCGCCATCGGCATGGCCCTGGAGCGCACGGTGATCCGTCACCTCTACGGGCGGCCGCTGGAAACCCTGCTCGCCACCTGGGGCATCAGCCTGATGCTGATCCAACTGGTGCGCCTGGTGTTCGGCGCGCAGAACGTCGAAGTCGCCAACCCGGCCTGGCTGTCGGGCGGGATCCAGGTGTTGCCGAACCTGGTGCTGCCGTACAACCGCATCGTGATCATCGCCTTCGCCCTGTTCGTGGTGGTGTTGACTTGGCTGCTGCTGAACAGGACGCGCCTGGGCCTGAACGTGCGCGCGGTAACGCAGAATCGCAACATGGCCGCTTGCTGCGGCGTGCCCACCGGGCGCGTGGACATGCTCGCCTTCGGCCTCGGCTCGGGCATCGCCGGGCTCGGTGGCGTGGCCCTGAGCCAGATCGGCAACGTCGGCCCGGACCTGGGCCAGAGCTACATCATCGACTCGTTCCTGGTGGTGGTGCTCGGCGGCGTCGGCCAGTTGGCCGGCAGTGTGTTCGCCGCGTTCGGCCTGGGCATCGCCAACAAGATCCTCGAACCGCAGATCGGCGCCGTGCTCGGCAAGATCCTGATCCTCGCGCTGATCATTCTGTTCATCCAGAAGCGTCCGCAAGGCCTCTTCGCGCTCAAAGGACGGGTAATCGACTGA